In one Curtobacterium citreum genomic region, the following are encoded:
- a CDS encoding GlsB/YeaQ/YmgE family stress response membrane protein: MSFLGFILLGLIAGAIAKLILPGRQGGGWLATLVLGVIGALIGGWIGGAVFGVGYNGFFSIQSWIIAILGALVVLVIWGLITGRRGSRA; this comes from the coding sequence ATGAGCTTCCTCGGCTTCATCCTCCTCGGCCTCATCGCCGGTGCCATCGCCAAGCTGATCCTCCCGGGTCGTCAGGGCGGCGGCTGGCTGGCCACCCTCGTGCTCGGCGTGATCGGTGCCCTCATCGGCGGCTGGATCGGCGGCGCGGTCTTCGGCGTCGGGTACAACGGCTTCTTCAGCATCCAGTCGTGGATCATCGCGATCCTGGGCGCGCTCGTCGTGCTCGTCATCTGGGGTCTCATCACGGGCCGTCGCGGTAGCCGCGCCTGA
- a CDS encoding shikimate 5-dehydrogenase translates to MPILNKDMQVCISLAARPSNIGTRFHNFLYDELGLNYAYKAFTTTDLPGAVTGIRALGIRGCSVSMPFKEAVIPLVDVVEPSAEAIRSVNTVVNDDGVLTASNTDYEAVASLLDTHGVDRASRVVLRGSGGMAKAVTAAFRGAGFERLTVVARNTEAGPALAEQYGFDWVASEQQAPDADVLVNVTPIGMQGDEQDVLAFEQDRIDTATTVFDVVAFPSETPLVRAGRAAGKQVVTGAEVIALQAARQFERYTGVALTDDQVRRASAFSREG, encoded by the coding sequence ATGCCCATCCTCAACAAGGACATGCAGGTCTGCATCTCGCTGGCCGCACGACCGAGCAACATCGGCACCCGCTTCCACAACTTCCTCTACGACGAGCTCGGGCTGAACTACGCCTACAAGGCCTTCACCACGACGGACCTGCCCGGCGCCGTGACCGGCATCCGTGCGCTCGGCATCCGCGGCTGCTCGGTGTCGATGCCCTTCAAGGAGGCGGTCATCCCCCTCGTCGACGTCGTCGAGCCGTCCGCCGAGGCGATCCGGTCCGTCAACACCGTGGTGAACGACGACGGTGTGCTCACCGCGTCGAACACCGACTACGAGGCCGTCGCGTCCCTGCTCGACACCCACGGCGTCGACCGCGCGTCCCGTGTGGTGCTCCGCGGCTCCGGGGGCATGGCGAAGGCCGTCACGGCGGCGTTCCGCGGCGCGGGCTTCGAGCGCCTGACGGTCGTCGCGCGCAACACCGAGGCCGGTCCCGCCCTCGCCGAGCAGTACGGCTTCGACTGGGTCGCGTCCGAGCAGCAGGCGCCGGACGCCGACGTCCTGGTGAACGTCACCCCGATCGGCATGCAGGGCGACGAGCAGGACGTGCTCGCCTTCGAGCAGGACCGGATCGACACCGCGACGACCGTCTTCGACGTCGTCGCCTTCCCCTCCGAGACGCCGCTGGTGCGCGCCGGACGCGCGGCCGGCAAGCAGGTGGTCACCGGGGCCGAGGTCATCGCGCTCCAGGCGGCCCGCCAGTTCGAGCGGTACACGGGGGTCGCCCTGACGGACGACCAGGTGCGGCGCGCGAGCGCCTTCAGTCGCGAAGGGTGA
- a CDS encoding SRPBCC family protein: MAKNVRNLRCSPEDVFDVLRDGWLYPTWVVGASRMRGQDPGWPAVGTELHHSFGIWPFLINDTTTVLEVDEPRRLVIQAKGWPVGEARVEVTVEEHPRGCRVTLRENPVRGPGALVPGFIAQPGIWIRNNESIRRLRWVAEGRSRNG; encoded by the coding sequence ATGGCCAAGAACGTCAGGAACCTGCGCTGCAGCCCGGAGGACGTCTTCGACGTGCTCCGCGACGGCTGGCTCTACCCGACCTGGGTGGTCGGCGCCTCGCGCATGCGCGGCCAGGACCCGGGCTGGCCCGCGGTCGGCACCGAGCTGCACCACTCGTTCGGCATCTGGCCGTTCCTGATCAACGACACGACGACCGTCCTCGAGGTCGACGAGCCCCGCCGCCTGGTGATCCAGGCGAAGGGCTGGCCCGTGGGCGAGGCCCGCGTCGAGGTCACGGTCGAGGAGCACCCGCGCGGCTGCCGGGTCACCCTGCGGGAGAACCCGGTCCGCGGTCCCGGGGCGCTCGTCCCGGGGTTCATCGCGCAGCCGGGCATCTGGATCCGGAACAACGAGAGCATCCGGCGGCTCCGCTGGGTCGCGGAGGGCCGGTCGCGGAACGGGTGA
- a CDS encoding L-serine ammonia-lyase gives MPVSVFDLFSVGIGPSSSHTVGPMRAGAAFAARLAGAPVATLDVHLYGSLASTGQGHGTLGAVLAGLMGSDPETVDPDAMAAALAELERTGELPLAGGPTVPFRQADIVLHPLTMLPRHPNAMRLGARDAAGTVLSEETYYSIGGGFVTSDTEGAVAEAAIPVDDAVPHAFSSGAELLAACAATGLPVSGIAMANETASRTEEQVRAGLLHVHDVMRASVDRSIRRTGTLPGGLTVRRRAANWYEQLTRDDPHHDPLFAMEWVNLTAMAVNEENATGGRVVTAPTNGAAGIIPAVLYYALTYVSEVAPDERDDAVVRFLLTAGAIGSIYKERASISGAEVGCQGEVGSAASMAAAGLAEVLGGTPEQVENAAEIAMEHNLGLTCDPIGGLVQIPCIERNAIAANKAINAARMALRGDGVHHVSLDQVVETMRQTGADMSTKYKETAMGGLAVNVPLC, from the coding sequence GTGCCGGTCTCCGTCTTCGATCTGTTCAGCGTCGGGATCGGCCCGTCGAGTTCCCACACCGTCGGGCCGATGCGTGCCGGAGCGGCCTTCGCGGCCCGGCTGGCCGGGGCACCCGTCGCGACGCTCGACGTCCACCTGTACGGCTCCCTCGCGTCCACGGGGCAGGGACACGGCACGCTCGGAGCGGTCCTCGCCGGCCTGATGGGCTCCGACCCGGAGACGGTCGACCCGGACGCGATGGCGGCCGCGCTCGCCGAGCTCGAGCGGACGGGGGAGCTGCCGCTGGCCGGGGGACCGACCGTGCCCTTCCGGCAGGCCGACATCGTGCTGCACCCGCTCACCATGCTGCCCCGGCACCCGAACGCGATGCGCCTGGGTGCCCGCGACGCCGCGGGCACCGTGCTCTCCGAGGAGACGTACTACTCGATCGGCGGCGGGTTCGTCACGAGCGACACCGAGGGCGCCGTGGCCGAGGCCGCCATCCCCGTCGACGATGCCGTGCCCCACGCGTTCTCGAGCGGCGCCGAGCTGCTCGCCGCCTGCGCCGCGACCGGCCTGCCCGTCAGCGGCATCGCGATGGCGAACGAGACCGCCTCGCGCACCGAGGAGCAGGTCCGGGCCGGACTCCTGCACGTGCACGACGTGATGCGCGCGAGCGTCGACCGGAGCATCCGCCGCACCGGGACCCTGCCGGGCGGGCTGACCGTCCGTCGGCGCGCCGCGAACTGGTACGAGCAGCTCACCCGCGACGACCCGCACCACGACCCGCTGTTCGCGATGGAGTGGGTCAACCTGACGGCGATGGCGGTCAACGAGGAGAACGCCACCGGCGGCCGGGTCGTCACCGCGCCGACGAACGGTGCCGCCGGGATCATCCCCGCGGTGCTGTACTACGCGCTCACGTACGTGTCCGAGGTCGCCCCGGACGAGCGCGACGACGCCGTGGTCCGCTTCCTGCTGACCGCCGGGGCGATCGGCTCGATCTACAAGGAGCGGGCGTCGATCTCCGGCGCCGAGGTCGGGTGCCAGGGCGAGGTCGGTTCCGCGGCGTCGATGGCGGCCGCCGGGCTCGCCGAGGTGCTCGGTGGGACGCCCGAGCAGGTCGAGAACGCGGCCGAGATCGCCATGGAGCACAACCTCGGGCTGACCTGCGACCCGATCGGCGGGCTCGTGCAGATCCCGTGCATCGAGCGGAACGCCATCGCGGCGAACAAGGCGATCAACGCGGCGCGGATGGCGCTGCGGGGCGACGGGGTGCACCACGTCTCGCTCGACCAGGTCGTCGAGACCATGCGGCAGACCGGCGCGGACATGTCGACGAAGTACAAGGAGACCGCGATGGGCGGGCTCGCGGTGAACGTCCCGCTCTGCTGA